In Clostridium sp. DL-VIII, the following proteins share a genomic window:
- a CDS encoding sigma-70 family RNA polymerase sigma factor, translating to MDYEYIENLVLKSKAGDTLSKEKLAKEFRPLILNIAKRTFLHGYDKNDIQNECYHSLFKCLSMYNCANHRFVAYATNGIKNNINDLIKRVKNRSSLEGSEALTLSDDLENNLPSNDDSLEDVLCSKCDFEALKSALNYLDKEERELIKFIFFQNNRLSSYASMKNLPYSTANRKKAITLMKLSKYFNKASKEISSIK from the coding sequence ATGGATTATGAATACATTGAAAACTTAGTACTAAAGTCAAAGGCTGGAGATACATTATCCAAGGAAAAGTTAGCTAAAGAATTTAGACCTTTAATACTTAACATTGCAAAAAGAACTTTTCTACACGGATATGATAAAAATGATATACAAAACGAATGCTATCACTCACTTTTTAAATGTCTATCCATGTATAACTGTGCAAATCATAGATTTGTTGCTTATGCTACCAATGGAATAAAAAATAATATTAACGACTTAATTAAAAGAGTTAAGAATAGAAGCTCACTTGAAGGTTCTGAAGCTCTTACCTTATCTGATGATTTAGAAAACAATTTACCCTCAAATGATGACAGCCTTGAAGATGTACTTTGCAGTAAATGTGACTTTGAAGCTTTAAAATCAGCACTTAACTATTTAGATAAAGAAGAAAGAGAGCTAATTAAATTTATATTTTTCCAAAACAATCGTCTGTCATCTTATGCTTCCATGAAAAATCTGCCTTATTCAACAGCAAACAGAAAGAAAGCTATTACCTTAATGAAGCTAAGTAAATATTTTAATAAAGCAAGTAAAGAAATTTCATCCATAAAATAA
- a CDS encoding GNAT family N-acetyltransferase — translation MEFRKSVEADIDNIMNIIKQAQSYFKENGIDQWQNNYPNSETIKNDIKCENSYVLLDENKIVATAVISFDGEKTYDTIYNGEWLSNNKFAVVHRIAVDNSCKGRGVSSLIIKNVEKLCLEKGIHSIKIDTHKENMSMQKLLKKNEFKYCGIIYLEDKNERIAFEKLI, via the coding sequence ATGGAATTTAGAAAATCAGTTGAAGCTGATATTGATAATATAATGAACATAATTAAGCAGGCTCAAAGTTATTTTAAGGAAAATGGAATTGATCAGTGGCAGAATAATTATCCGAATTCAGAAACAATCAAAAATGATATTAAGTGTGAAAATAGTTATGTGTTATTAGATGAAAACAAAATTGTTGCCACAGCTGTGATTTCCTTCGATGGAGAAAAAACTTATGATACCATTTATAATGGAGAATGGCTTAGTAATAATAAATTCGCAGTTGTTCATAGGATAGCAGTTGATAATAGCTGCAAGGGAAGAGGAGTATCGTCATTAATTATAAAAAATGTAGAGAAGCTTTGTCTGGAGAAAGGTATACATAGCATTAAAATAGATACTCACAAAGAAAATATGTCTATGCAGAAACTATTAAAGAAAAATGAATTTAAATATTGCGGGATAATTTATCTAGAAGATAAAAATGAGAGAATAGCCTTTGAAAAGTTAATATAG